A window of Terriglobales bacterium contains these coding sequences:
- a CDS encoding tetratricopeptide repeat protein, translating into MKRISASLMVIATLAASFPRASRAADNPAKTLQAEFQAAKASLASGDLASAENHYIDTIVLGLRQIAHLSLSLGETDQAAAYLDSALKLKPGDVETQVDAAGVCFRKGEADKAKELLKSVVAKEPNHARARGLLGRIYVFEGDSDSAIQELKASLDAEDDFETGYFLGIAYLTAKKLPEASAWFHQLESRMGESAALHMMFGRAYLVAKIPQQAIPEFRQAIRLDPKYPRAHGFLGYAYLEHYQEEGYPQAREEFEKEVKLHPDEYQVLELLGIADVNLRDYPAAEVALLHAERLQPKETSVYLYLGETYAATNRIQAAVEVLEKYVSMVGNPEQDKLREVSRAYYLLGQNLRRLGREEEARKALVRSQQIREAKFKYDVKHIFDEKKSPEDDRESRVSDPVADLLEAGSPEEKQGAQTMIQQGLPAGPVTRQPATAKETEAARQYHSFVGEILGSSYNDLGVMRAKDSKFPEAAEFFRQASAWEPDLPGLDRNWGLASFRAELYQEAVPPLDRQLKAHPDDSLIRQVLGLSYSMLENYPKVVDVLHPLLENPPDDPGLLLAWGTALVRTRQSGTAAGIFRRLLEQNADNASVHLLLGKAYAQQEDYPSAVNEFSNALRLDPRLSEAHYYTGLVYLQQNEFESAAREFRAELDISPGDAHTMYHLGYTLLLQGQLQESVALLRQVVKAIPDYELAYFELGRALLQQEDTTGAIESLETAKKLAPDHDAVYFQLSQAYRRAGRVQEAGLALAAYQKLIEANRLKKRKSLEIDKP; encoded by the coding sequence TTGAAACGCATCTCGGCAAGCCTCATGGTGATTGCTACGCTGGCGGCGTCGTTTCCTCGCGCCAGTCGAGCAGCCGATAATCCCGCCAAGACCCTCCAGGCGGAGTTTCAGGCCGCCAAGGCCTCCTTGGCGTCAGGCGATCTTGCCTCGGCGGAAAATCATTACATTGACACGATCGTGCTTGGTTTGCGCCAGATCGCACATCTCTCTCTCTCCCTGGGAGAAACCGATCAGGCCGCTGCTTATCTGGACTCCGCGCTGAAGCTCAAGCCGGGTGACGTTGAGACTCAGGTGGATGCCGCCGGCGTTTGCTTCCGCAAGGGAGAAGCCGATAAGGCGAAGGAGCTGCTGAAGTCTGTTGTAGCTAAAGAGCCGAACCATGCGCGGGCACGCGGCCTCCTGGGCCGAATTTATGTGTTCGAGGGAGATTCTGATAGTGCGATCCAGGAATTGAAGGCTTCGCTAGATGCCGAGGATGATTTCGAGACCGGCTATTTTCTTGGAATTGCCTACTTGACGGCAAAGAAGTTGCCCGAGGCCTCAGCCTGGTTCCATCAACTTGAGTCCAGGATGGGGGAATCGGCGGCGCTCCATATGATGTTTGGCCGGGCTTATCTGGTCGCCAAGATCCCGCAGCAGGCTATCCCTGAATTTCGCCAGGCGATTAGGCTTGATCCGAAGTATCCGCGCGCTCACGGCTTTCTCGGATACGCCTATCTTGAGCATTATCAGGAAGAAGGTTACCCCCAGGCGCGCGAAGAATTCGAAAAAGAGGTTAAGCTCCATCCCGATGAATATCAGGTGCTGGAACTTCTGGGAATCGCGGACGTGAACTTGCGCGACTATCCTGCGGCAGAAGTTGCTCTTCTCCACGCAGAGCGGCTACAGCCCAAGGAGACTTCCGTCTATCTCTATCTGGGCGAAACCTACGCGGCAACGAATCGCATCCAGGCAGCGGTCGAAGTTCTCGAGAAGTACGTCAGTATGGTGGGTAACCCGGAACAAGACAAGCTGCGCGAGGTCAGCCGGGCATACTATTTGCTCGGGCAGAATCTGCGACGGCTCGGCCGCGAAGAGGAGGCCAGAAAAGCGCTGGTACGCTCCCAGCAGATACGAGAAGCGAAGTTCAAGTACGATGTGAAGCACATTTTCGATGAGAAGAAAAGTCCGGAAGATGACCGCGAGAGTCGCGTTTCGGACCCTGTCGCTGACCTGCTTGAGGCGGGTTCCCCGGAGGAAAAGCAAGGCGCGCAGACCATGATCCAGCAGGGCTTGCCGGCGGGTCCGGTGACCAGGCAGCCGGCCACGGCGAAAGAAACGGAAGCAGCCAGGCAATACCATTCCTTTGTCGGGGAAATTCTGGGCAGTTCCTATAACGACCTGGGCGTGATGCGGGCCAAAGACTCAAAATTTCCCGAAGCCGCTGAGTTTTTCAGGCAGGCTTCCGCGTGGGAGCCCGATCTCCCGGGCCTGGACCGCAACTGGGGATTAGCCAGCTTCCGTGCCGAGCTCTACCAGGAAGCTGTTCCACCGCTCGATCGCCAGCTCAAAGCGCATCCCGACGATTCCTTGATCCGCCAAGTTCTAGGCCTTAGCTATTCCATGTTGGAGAACTATCCGAAGGTTGTTGATGTTCTCCACCCCTTGCTCGAAAATCCGCCCGACGATCCTGGCCTGCTCTTGGCGTGGGGTACGGCTCTGGTACGCACGCGTCAATCCGGAACTGCTGCAGGTATTTTCCGCCGGCTTCTGGAGCAAAATGCCGACAACGCCTCGGTCCACCTCTTGCTTGGGAAGGCCTACGCGCAACAGGAAGATTATCCCAGCGCTGTCAATGAGTTTAGCAATGCTCTGCGGCTCGATCCCCGGCTTTCAGAGGCTCACTATTACACCGGTCTGGTCTATCTACAGCAGAACGAGTTCGAATCTGCCGCGCGGGAATTTCGCGCCGAACTCGACATAAGCCCGGGCGATGCGCACACAATGTACCATCTTGGCTATACGCTGCTCTTGCAAGGCCAATTGCAGGAGTCTGTTGCCCTTTTGCGCCAGGTTGTCAAGGCCATTCCCGATTATGAACTGGCTTACTTCGAGCTCGGGCGCGCCCTCCTGCAGCAGGAAGATACAACCGGCGCCATTGAAAGCCTGGAAACAGCCAAAAAGCTTGCCCCTGATCACGACGCCGTGTACTTTCAATTGAGCCAAGCTTATCGTCGCGCTGGCCGCGTGCAGGAAGCCGGACTGGCGCTGGCGGCTTACCAGAAACTAATAGAGGCGAACAGGCTAAAGAAGCGCAAAAGCTTGGAGATAGACAAGCCCTAA